One part of the Dyadobacter sp. 676 genome encodes these proteins:
- a CDS encoding IS3 family transposase: MEADVCGTKPGLQTCKGHHRKKAVEPCRQKELVGWAVEEKVSVGRACRVVGLHRSKWYYRSRKDDQPVIEKLRAYAEAYPTRGFDDYYGKLRNEGLVWNRKRVLRVYRLLNLKHRRRHKRRLPARIKQPLQVPSEPNKSWSMDFVSDALVNKRKIRVLTILDDCSREVLAAHADFSLPAQKVIDVLELIALVRPYPEQIRVDNGPEFLADKFRQWCEDKGIAIHYIQPGKPMQNGYVERLNRTYREDVLDAYLFESLEQVRILSDEWMEDYNRFHPHQALAGLAPATFVKKLEMDKV; the protein is encoded by the coding sequence ATTGAAGCAGATGTATGCGGAACTAAGCCTGGATTACAAACTTGCAAAGGACATCATCGAAAAAAAGCTGTAGAGCCTTGTCGACAAAAGGAACTTGTGGGGTGGGCTGTTGAAGAAAAAGTATCCGTTGGCAGGGCTTGCCGGGTAGTTGGGTTACATCGATCTAAGTGGTACTACCGTAGCAGAAAAGATGATCAGCCAGTGATTGAAAAATTACGAGCATATGCGGAAGCCTACCCGACAAGAGGCTTTGACGACTACTATGGGAAACTTCGCAATGAGGGTTTAGTGTGGAACCGCAAAAGGGTTCTAAGAGTTTACCGACTGCTAAATTTGAAGCATCGCCGTCGTCACAAACGGCGTTTACCAGCTCGAATCAAGCAGCCCTTACAGGTACCCAGTGAGCCAAACAAGAGTTGGAGCATGGACTTTGTCTCTGATGCGCTGGTGAATAAACGTAAGATCCGAGTGCTGACAATTCTGGATGATTGCAGCAGAGAAGTACTTGCAGCACATGCAGATTTTTCACTTCCTGCTCAGAAAGTAATCGATGTTTTGGAACTAATAGCATTAGTCAGACCATACCCCGAACAAATTCGGGTTGACAATGGGCCTGAATTTCTAGCAGATAAATTCAGGCAATGGTGTGAAGATAAAGGCATCGCAATCCACTATATTCAGCCAGGAAAACCGATGCAAAATGGGTATGTGGAAAGATTGAACCGCACTTATCGCGAGGATGTCTTAGATGCCTATTTATTTGAATCCCTTGAACAGGTTCGTATTTTGTCTGACGAATGGATGGAAGATTACAATCGATTTCATCCGCATCAAGCACTGGCTGGCTTAGCACCGGCAACGTTTGTCAAGAAACTAGAAATGGATAAAGTCTAA
- a CDS encoding transposase — MKKKNYSETQIVAILKQYEGGREAMDVCREYGISKATLFNWRKRYSGMEAAQLKELKALQDENRRLKQMYAELSLDYKLAKDIIEKKL; from the coding sequence ATGAAAAAGAAAAACTACTCAGAGACCCAGATCGTGGCGATCCTCAAACAGTATGAGGGTGGCCGAGAAGCCATGGATGTTTGCCGCGAATACGGCATTTCCAAGGCAACGTTGTTCAATTGGCGCAAAAGATACAGTGGTATGGAAGCTGCGCAATTGAAAGAACTGAAGGCTTTGCAGGATGAAAATCGACGATTGAAGCAGATGTATGCGGAACTAAGCCTGGATTACAAACTTGCAAAGGACATCATCGAAAAAAAGCTGTAG
- a CDS encoding DEAD/DEAH box helicase family protein — protein sequence MKTTRKSHTSNLSPISSLTKCTLGEMISKYMVLVESEQKLLVMRPYQIYAVKAIMDCIHQNRGNGYIWHTTGSGKTLTSGGVIPLIRGFLVRTVG from the coding sequence ATGAAAACAACAAGAAAATCACACACCTCGAACCTTTCACCGATAAGTTCCCTGACCAAGTGCACGCTGGGTGAAATGATCAGCAAGTATATGGTGCTGGTTGAGAGCGAACAGAAATTGCTCGTGATGCGGCCATACCAAATTTATGCGGTGAAAGCCATCATGGATTGCATTCACCAAAACCGGGGTAACGGGTATATCTGGCACACGACAGGAAGTGGGAAAACCTTGACGTCAGGTGGCGTCATCCCATTGATCCGAGGGTTTTTGGTCCGAACAGTTGGATAA
- a CDS encoding antibiotic biosynthesis monooxygenase encodes MPIHVAITRKVLPGKEQEFKDALRRFLGDSFLHGGVHGAAMMTALPGSESREIGILRTFADQAERDAFYNSKLFKDWEAYASTLTEEPVYRELTGLEAWFRSPVPPPRWKMAVATLCGVYPTSLFLTYVLGPYIQGLHPAFRTLIVAGCMVGLLTWVVMPQITKVLKPWLASSRQSGK; translated from the coding sequence ATGCCCATCCACGTAGCCATCACCCGCAAAGTCCTCCCCGGAAAAGAACAAGAATTCAAAGACGCCCTGCGACGTTTTCTGGGCGACTCGTTCCTCCATGGCGGTGTCCACGGTGCAGCCATGATGACCGCTCTGCCAGGCAGCGAGAGCCGCGAAATCGGGATATTAAGAACTTTTGCCGATCAGGCTGAGCGGGATGCTTTTTACAATTCGAAGTTGTTCAAAGATTGGGAAGCCTACGCATCGACGCTGACAGAGGAACCTGTTTATCGAGAGCTGACGGGTCTGGAAGCGTGGTTTCGCTCTCCGGTTCCTCCGCCGAGATGGAAAATGGCGGTGGCAACGCTTTGCGGGGTGTATCCTACCAGCCTGTTCCTGACTTATGTTCTTGGCCCATATATTCAGGGATTGCATCCTGCATTCAGGACCTTGATTGTGGCCGGGTGTATGGTGGGGCTGCTGACGTGGGTGGTGATGCCGCAGATTACGAAGGTGCTGAAACCGTGGCTAGCTAGTAGCCGGCAAAGTGGCAAGTAG
- a CDS encoding class I SAM-dependent methyltransferase: MDKSNGYENNTATFIRCRSKGVDGVGAASVRLWARSLPLHATVLDVGCGAGDPITKTLVDEGLTVYGVDASPSMVRAFRHNFPDIPVACEAAEDSSFFNRQFDAIIAWGVIFLLPEETQRIVIQKMANALYPGGKLLFTAPSQKMKWEDAITETESISLGTESYVKLLTASGLSLIEEFEDEGDNHYYIILPEIWTAA, encoded by the coding sequence ATGGACAAATCAAACGGATACGAGAACAACACGGCGACATTCATTCGCTGCCGCTCGAAGGGCGTCGATGGAGTCGGTGCGGCATCCGTTCGGCTTTGGGCAAGGTCGCTGCCGCTCCATGCCACAGTGCTGGATGTCGGTTGTGGTGCCGGTGACCCGATTACGAAGACATTGGTTGATGAAGGCCTGACCGTTTACGGGGTCGATGCGTCGCCCTCGATGGTTAGGGCATTCCGGCATAATTTTCCCGACATTCCGGTTGCATGTGAAGCTGCTGAGGATTCTTCATTTTTCAACCGGCAATTCGATGCTATAATTGCCTGGGGGGTAATTTTCCTTTTGCCGGAGGAGACACAGCGTATTGTGATTCAAAAAATGGCCAATGCGCTTTACCCTGGCGGAAAGCTGCTATTTACCGCCCCTTCTCAAAAAATGAAATGGGAGGATGCCATTACGGAAACAGAATCGATATCGCTTGGAACGGAGAGCTACGTAAAATTGCTGACCGCATCGGGACTTTCGCTCATCGAGGAATTCGAAGACGAGGGGGATAACCATTATTATATAATACTCCCAGAAATCTGGACAGCTGCTTAA
- a CDS encoding transposase, which translates to MKKERRKFSASFKAKVAIEAIKEVQTVQELASKYEIHPTQIAAWKREFLEKAELVFSKEAPTTGNESENTKEKELYSKIGELQVQVDFLKKVLGK; encoded by the coding sequence ATGAAAAAGGAACGTAGAAAATTCAGTGCGAGCTTCAAAGCCAAAGTGGCTATTGAAGCGATTAAAGAGGTTCAGACCGTGCAGGAATTGGCCTCCAAGTACGAGATTCATCCAACACAGATAGCTGCCTGGAAGCGAGAGTTTCTGGAAAAGGCTGAATTAGTTTTCAGTAAAGAGGCACCCACCACTGGTAATGAATCCGAAAACACAAAAGAGAAGGAATTGTATTCTAAAATCGGTGAACTTCAAGTCCAAGTCGATTTTTTAAAAAAGGTCTTGGGGAAATGA
- a CDS encoding IS3 family transposase, with amino-acid sequence MEKRGLVSPEYPELSVSAQCKLIGLQRSSYYFRPRGQSLLNQRLMKAIDRQFLECPFYGVERMRDYLIGLGYPVGVKRVRRLYRLMNLRTIYPKRNLSKSKPTDYKYPYLLKGLKIERPNQVWQADISYIPMFRGFMYMFAIIDVYSRRIVGWSISNTMSMEWCRETLLDTIRTQGKPEIFNTDQGSQFTSQGFIKPLLEKGIQISMDGKGRALDNVFIERFWRSLKQEYIYLNPPNGGMDLYRGVKAYVEFYNRRRKHTGTGYIPDELFFQINAKAS; translated from the coding sequence ATGGAGAAACGCGGACTTGTTTCCCCTGAGTACCCTGAGCTAAGCGTCTCGGCACAGTGCAAATTGATTGGTTTACAGCGTAGTAGCTATTACTTTAGGCCGAGAGGTCAGTCTCTGTTAAACCAGCGATTGATGAAGGCCATTGATCGCCAGTTTCTAGAGTGCCCGTTTTATGGCGTAGAACGCATGCGTGATTACCTGATCGGACTGGGATATCCTGTTGGTGTGAAGCGGGTGAGAAGACTTTATAGACTTATGAATTTGCGCACAATTTATCCCAAGCGCAATCTAAGCAAATCCAAACCAACAGATTACAAATATCCATATTTGCTGAAGGGGTTGAAGATTGAGCGCCCCAATCAGGTCTGGCAAGCCGATATATCTTATATTCCAATGTTCAGAGGATTTATGTACATGTTCGCCATTATTGACGTTTACAGCCGTCGAATTGTGGGATGGAGTATCTCCAATACAATGAGTATGGAATGGTGCCGGGAAACGCTTTTGGATACGATCCGTACACAGGGAAAGCCCGAAATATTCAATACCGACCAGGGTAGCCAATTCACAAGTCAGGGTTTTATTAAGCCGCTCTTAGAGAAAGGGATACAAATTTCTATGGACGGAAAAGGACGGGCCCTAGACAATGTTTTCATCGAAAGATTTTGGAGGTCGCTCAAACAAGAGTACATATACTTAAATCCTCCAAATGGCGGGATGGATTTGTATCGGGGAGTAAAAGCATATGTGGAATTTTACAACCGTCGACGCAAACACACAGGAACCGGGTACATTCCCGATGAATTGTTTTTCCAGATCAATGCAAAAGCATCCTAA
- a CDS encoding porin family protein: MKNSTFFYWLISALIFVSTAESQAQYHVGIRAGVNFANFKPGEIFDYDTRVGTNVAVLFNKNLNARLSIQFEPGFSQRGAQYETSGEGPLNGLILKSEETGKFLLNLIELPVLLQWKSSIGKFTGIVSLGPELRYRVGNVRFKYTSKITYDGVVSKDESGVVNMNDGFGQRAFDYGVAGGLGIAYPVKSLKIFAEARYHLGLRRLIGDLKMYNRGPSAHLGVLVPMGK; the protein is encoded by the coding sequence ATGAAAAATTCTACGTTCTTTTATTGGCTGATTTCAGCGCTCATCTTCGTTTCGACCGCGGAGTCCCAGGCTCAATATCACGTCGGCATTCGTGCAGGTGTCAATTTCGCCAATTTCAAACCTGGTGAAATTTTTGATTATGATACCAGGGTCGGAACAAACGTCGCAGTACTCTTCAATAAAAACTTAAACGCACGCCTGAGCATTCAGTTTGAACCAGGCTTTTCACAACGCGGGGCGCAATATGAGACTTCCGGAGAAGGCCCTTTGAACGGGTTGATACTCAAAAGTGAGGAAACAGGTAAGTTTCTGTTAAACCTGATCGAGCTTCCGGTCTTGCTGCAATGGAAATCAAGCATCGGGAAATTTACAGGCATTGTTTCGCTGGGACCCGAACTTCGCTATCGGGTTGGTAATGTGAGATTTAAGTACACGTCTAAAATTACATACGACGGTGTCGTGTCAAAGGACGAGTCCGGTGTCGTCAATATGAATGACGGTTTTGGACAAAGAGCATTTGATTATGGCGTTGCGGGCGGCTTGGGCATTGCTTATCCGGTAAAATCACTCAAGATCTTCGCCGAAGCACGTTACCACCTCGGACTCCGGCGATTGATCGGGGATCTGAAAATGTACAACCGCGGCCCATCCGCCCACCTCGGCGTGCTGGTTCCGATGGGGAAGTAG
- a CDS encoding helix-turn-helix transcriptional regulator, producing the protein MNRAYLGEFEEIVLLTVAALDGRAYGVVLAHEITEQTGRPVRLNQVHSALQRLEEKGMVRSDMSEPTAERGGRRKRLFSVTAYGESTLQQVREVRENLWSRLAKPFKLAVDL; encoded by the coding sequence ATGAACAGGGCTTACCTCGGAGAATTTGAAGAAATCGTATTACTGACCGTAGCGGCACTCGACGGGCGGGCGTATGGCGTCGTGCTTGCGCATGAAATTACGGAACAGACCGGCCGGCCGGTGCGGCTCAACCAGGTTCATTCCGCTCTGCAGCGACTGGAAGAAAAAGGAATGGTGCGATCGGACATGAGCGAACCGACAGCGGAGCGCGGCGGGCGGCGGAAGCGGCTGTTTTCGGTGACCGCCTATGGAGAGAGCACCTTGCAGCAAGTCCGGGAAGTACGGGAAAATCTCTGGTCGAGACTGGCAAAACCATTTAAACTCGCGGTTGACCTATGA
- a CDS encoding permease prefix domain 2-containing transporter, with the protein MKPNTPETPAPPALADKLLSRICAPHLRESILGDLHEEFHYQARSIGPRKARLHYWREALGFIKPRYIRRKSPPLSSHFSIQLRYDPQLLHHCLAHAGFQQDLFVR; encoded by the coding sequence ATGAAGCCGAACACTCCCGAAACACCTGCGCCACCTGCGCTTGCCGACAAGCTTCTTAGCCGGATATGCGCCCCGCATTTACGCGAAAGCATTCTCGGCGACCTGCACGAAGAATTTCATTATCAGGCGCGCAGCATAGGACCCCGAAAAGCCCGGCTGCATTACTGGCGTGAGGCATTAGGCTTCATCAAGCCCAGGTATATCCGCAGAAAAAGCCCCCCCCTATCCAGCCACTTTTCTATTCAGCTTCGATATGATCCGCAACTACTTCACCATTGCCTGGCGCACGCTGGCTTCCAACAAGATCTATTCGTTCGTTAA
- a CDS encoding ABC transporter permease, translating into MIRNYFTIAWRTLASNKIYSFVNVVGLSIGLAAAMLILLYTKDEVSFDQFHANNPNIYRITNKFISPAGKQVGVMGNTGYLPGPKFAAGVPEIRAFVRYHWHRNDIKKGNEIKSTEVFRTDSSFFSVFSFPLSSGDPKTALKEPRSVVISEEMAEKHFGSTDALGKTILMKDSFDKDARFELYTVTGVARKSPQNSSIKFDVLIPMVIGPSEIHRATNWFNTFMNTFVLLAPGADVAQVERKMNLVYNADAKEAIKEVAKKYGMKDKKQYTLQPFTDMHLSRELPSDNGLAGHNNPHLSYILTGIALFILAIACINFVNLTVARSLKRAKEIGVRKVVGGGRAQLIVQFLGESFLLCTIAFVFALVLVQATLPTFNHLANKALALSYLFDIYLVLGYLGLFLATGLLAGFYPAMVLSGYNPVKTLYHRLQLSGKNYLQTSLVVIQFTIASFLIIGTLTISSQFNYLMNKDLGYNDEHLISIEKSNLTRDEVRLLKQELGKDPNVIAVAPKNMGRWNTSAKVNGGTEVAFTYETVDAEYLPAIQVPVVKGRNFSPAFPSDTVDAVLVNEAFVRQAGWKNPIGQIVDFPYEGFKCSVIGVVKDYHYSDLSEKIGPQLFTMRPGNPYGRFFVKIKPGTETASLRHIAETFARLFPLSPYSYQFMDDENMKRYESEAKWKQIMQFGTVLTIFISCIGLFGLATLAAERRNKEIGIRKVLGASVNSIVQLLTSDFLKLVCISFVFAFPLAYYAIDKWLQNYPYRIGISATVFVQAGLLAIAVALVTVSFQSIRAALANPVKSLGSE; encoded by the coding sequence ATGATCCGCAACTACTTCACCATTGCCTGGCGCACGCTGGCTTCCAACAAGATCTATTCGTTCGTTAATGTCGTCGGCCTCAGCATTGGCCTGGCGGCCGCTATGCTGATATTGCTGTATACCAAAGACGAGGTAAGCTTTGATCAGTTCCATGCCAACAATCCGAATATTTACCGGATCACTAATAAATTCATATCCCCGGCGGGAAAGCAGGTAGGCGTAATGGGAAATACGGGCTATCTGCCGGGACCGAAATTTGCCGCCGGTGTGCCGGAAATCCGGGCGTTCGTGCGCTATCACTGGCATCGTAACGATATTAAAAAAGGCAATGAAATCAAGAGCACAGAGGTCTTTCGTACCGATTCCTCCTTCTTTTCCGTCTTCTCTTTTCCGTTGTCGAGCGGCGACCCCAAAACCGCATTGAAAGAGCCCAGATCGGTAGTGATTTCGGAAGAAATGGCTGAAAAACATTTTGGCAGCACGGACGCCCTCGGGAAGACAATCCTGATGAAGGACAGCTTTGACAAAGACGCACGTTTTGAGCTGTATACCGTCACGGGTGTGGCACGAAAATCGCCTCAAAACTCATCCATTAAGTTCGATGTCCTTATCCCGATGGTCATTGGCCCCAGCGAAATACACCGCGCCACAAACTGGTTCAACACTTTCATGAACACCTTCGTCCTGCTCGCTCCCGGCGCGGATGTGGCCCAGGTAGAGCGGAAAATGAACCTGGTTTACAATGCGGACGCCAAAGAAGCCATTAAGGAAGTAGCTAAAAAATACGGAATGAAGGACAAAAAACAATATACCCTTCAACCCTTTACAGATATGCACCTAAGCAGGGAATTGCCCTCCGACAACGGTCTGGCGGGGCATAACAACCCGCACCTATCGTATATACTCACCGGCATAGCGCTGTTTATACTCGCCATCGCCTGTATCAATTTCGTAAACCTGACGGTAGCCCGGTCGTTGAAGCGGGCGAAGGAAATCGGTGTCCGTAAGGTCGTCGGAGGCGGCCGTGCACAACTGATCGTCCAGTTCCTTGGCGAATCTTTCCTGCTCTGTACGATTGCATTCGTTTTTGCGCTCGTGCTTGTACAGGCCACATTGCCCACATTTAACCACCTTGCCAATAAGGCCCTGGCGCTTTCCTATCTTTTCGATATTTACCTGGTACTTGGCTATCTTGGGCTGTTTCTGGCTACGGGCTTGCTGGCCGGCTTTTACCCGGCAATGGTATTGTCTGGTTATAATCCTGTCAAAACGCTTTATCACCGCCTGCAACTTTCAGGCAAAAACTACCTGCAAACTTCACTGGTGGTCATCCAATTTACCATTGCTTCTTTCCTGATTATCGGCACGCTTACAATCAGCTCCCAGTTCAATTATTTGATGAATAAAGATTTAGGCTACAACGACGAGCACCTGATCAGTATCGAGAAGTCCAATCTCACGCGGGACGAAGTTCGACTGCTCAAACAGGAGCTGGGAAAAGATCCCAACGTGATCGCCGTGGCGCCCAAAAATATGGGCCGCTGGAACACCTCCGCAAAAGTGAACGGCGGTACCGAGGTGGCTTTTACCTATGAAACTGTGGACGCGGAATACCTGCCTGCTATTCAGGTGCCTGTTGTGAAAGGCCGCAATTTCTCACCCGCTTTCCCCTCCGATACGGTGGACGCAGTGCTCGTAAACGAGGCCTTCGTCAGGCAGGCGGGCTGGAAAAACCCGATCGGGCAAATCGTGGACTTTCCCTATGAAGGTTTCAAATGTTCGGTCATAGGAGTCGTGAAAGATTATCACTATTCCGATTTGAGCGAGAAAATCGGTCCGCAACTCTTCACAATGCGGCCCGGCAATCCTTACGGGAGGTTTTTCGTCAAGATCAAGCCCGGCACCGAAACCGCCAGCCTCCGGCATATTGCCGAAACTTTCGCCCGGCTGTTTCCCCTCAGCCCGTATTCTTACCAGTTTATGGACGATGAGAATATGAAACGTTACGAGTCGGAGGCGAAGTGGAAACAGATCATGCAGTTCGGCACCGTTCTCACGATCTTCATTTCGTGCATCGGGCTATTCGGTCTGGCCACACTTGCTGCTGAGCGCCGCAACAAGGAGATCGGCATACGGAAAGTTTTGGGAGCGTCGGTCAACAGTATTGTGCAGCTGCTTACCTCCGACTTTCTGAAACTGGTCTGCATTTCATTCGTTTTCGCATTCCCGCTTGCCTACTACGCCATCGACAAATGGCTGCAAAATTACCCTTACCGGATCGGCATCAGCGCAACGGTCTTCGTCCAGGCCGGCTTGCTCGCCATCGCCGTAGCTCTGGTGACAGTCAGCTTTCAATCGATACGGGCCGCATTGGCGAACCCTGTCAAGAGCCTGGGAAGCGAATAA
- a CDS encoding SGNH/GDSL hydrolase family protein — protein sequence MSTVLLTSCDNLLDKIIPSRKDDRDKTLAFFGDSLTIGIGASEPYGKWVGDALPGRPVVTDGINGQIALSIAIRQGGVPLTISVAGGKFDGSQPLRVAKLNNEFLSTPLNDRVYTRTGTLVGVKCRITRTFTPGTGEQYTVEPLVTDEGDTTSQTPAEPPLDKEIPDDSVFELDDAVKLRTATQILWYGRNDIGESKPEEGILAAIKSSVDYIAEPRRYLVLGILPAVVEMKGTDGYNKVMAFNDRLASLYGKNYVPMTPPTDAEMKAIGYTPTEKDLTNIERGNFPSGMRPANPTDEIHLNNYGYQIIANRIVRKIKDLKY from the coding sequence TTGTCCACAGTACTCCTGACATCCTGCGATAACCTGCTCGATAAGATCATCCCGTCCAGAAAAGACGACCGGGATAAAACGCTCGCTTTTTTTGGCGACAGCCTTACCATCGGCATCGGAGCCAGTGAGCCGTACGGTAAATGGGTCGGCGACGCATTGCCCGGTCGACCGGTAGTTACCGACGGTATAAACGGGCAAATCGCGCTGTCGATCGCGATACGGCAGGGCGGTGTGCCTTTGACTATCTCCGTAGCCGGCGGCAAGTTCGACGGATCGCAACCATTGAGGGTGGCCAAACTGAACAATGAATTTCTTTCGACGCCCCTGAATGACAGGGTTTATACGCGCACGGGCACGCTCGTAGGCGTGAAATGCAGGATTACACGTACATTCACACCCGGCACCGGCGAGCAGTACACCGTGGAGCCGCTCGTGACGGACGAAGGGGATACGACTTCCCAAACACCCGCCGAGCCACCCCTCGATAAAGAGATTCCCGACGACTCGGTGTTCGAACTGGACGATGCCGTCAAACTGCGGACAGCGACACAAATCCTGTGGTATGGGCGGAACGACATCGGCGAATCGAAACCCGAAGAGGGAATTCTGGCGGCGATCAAAAGTTCGGTCGACTATATCGCGGAGCCGCGGCGGTACCTGGTGCTCGGCATACTGCCCGCTGTCGTTGAAATGAAAGGCACCGATGGCTACAATAAGGTTATGGCCTTCAACGATCGGCTGGCCTCATTGTATGGAAAAAACTACGTTCCGATGACACCCCCTACGGACGCTGAAATGAAAGCCATCGGATACACGCCGACAGAAAAAGACCTGACGAATATCGAACGCGGCAATTTCCCTTCGGGAATGCGGCCAGCCAATCCGACGGACGAAATTCACCTTAATAATTATGGTTATCAGATCATAGCCAACCGGATCGTCAGGAAAATCAAGGATTTGAAATATTAA